The following coding sequences lie in one Arachis hypogaea cultivar Tifrunner chromosome 4, arahy.Tifrunner.gnm2.J5K5, whole genome shotgun sequence genomic window:
- the LOC112797185 gene encoding protein GET4 codes for MQNIEKLEKVINEGNCYAAQQMYKSISARYVSAERYSEALDILHSGACLQLTHGQVTCGAELASMYVETSMKGKIPYDEKTLDLVKKIYQAFPRVPLPQHLWDVDDVQQLSEDIGTAKARVEGCSSFLKAAIRWSAEYGVDSNGSPELHIMLAEYIYSESPEADIGKVTYHFTRGNDPKKFASTLVNFLGKCYPGEDDLAIGRAVLRYLCQGNLRDANLLVEEVKTQIESTEIEFPKSELMQFITYLLQTMERDALPLFNMLRVNYKSSIDREPAFHEMLDDIAEKFFGVQRRNPMGMFGDIFKLMGSAE; via the exons ATGCAGAATATTGAAAAATTGGAGAAAGTTATAAATGAGGGCAACTGTTATGCAGCTCAACAAATGTACAAATCGATTAGTGCCAG ATATGTATCTGCTGAGAGGTATTCTGAAGCATTAGATATCCTACATTCAGGAGCTTGCCTTCAATTGACTCATGGGCAG GTTACATGCGGAGCAGAGCTTGCTTCAATGTATGTGGAGACCTCAATGAAAGGAAAAATTCCTTATGATGAAAAAACACTTG ATCTTGTCAAGAAAATCTATCAGGCATTTCCTCGGGTTCCACTGCCACAACACTTGTGGGATGTTGATGATGTGCAGCAGCTTTCTGAAGACATCGGAACGGCAAAAGCACGTGTTGAAGGCTGTTCCTCATTCTTAAAAGCTGCTATCAG ATGGTCAGCCGAATATGGAGTGGATAGTAATGGATCTCCTGAACTGCACATTATGCTAGCCGAATACATATATTCGGAAAGTCCTGAGGCG GATATAGGTAAAGTAACATATCATTTTACGAGAGGAAATGATCCAAAGAAGTTTGCTTCTACTCTGGTGAACTTTCTGGGCAAG TGCTATCCTGGTGAAGATGATCTGGCAATTGGTCGAGCGGTTTTAAG GTATTTGTGTCAAGGTAATTTGAGAGATGCCAACCTACTAGTTGAAGAGGTAAAGACACAAATCGAATCCACCGAGATTGAGTTCCCAAAGTCAGAGTTAATGCAGTTCATCACTTATCTTTTGCAAAC GATGGAGAGAGATGCTTTGCCTCTTTTTAATATGTTGAGAGTAAATTATAAGTCAAGTATTGACAGGGAACCTGCATTCCATGAG ATGCTAGATGACATTGCAGAGAAGTTTTTTGGAGTACAGAGAAGGAATCCCATGGGGATGTTTGGAGATATATTCAAG TTGATGGGGTCTGCTGAATGA
- the LOC112797186 gene encoding uncharacterized protein isoform X2, with translation MEETKAVTLKPIEATPSTFKDYGQVIEASPDDDEFSPHDAQLDLSKGIPRFYIMHIENRPLTFSNITHHASVTQCLGSIGGHAWYLGVAKPSIVESDELKDNTGKKIVQSRCGHSYVPLAIDDVQIFKISGSKFLKLNRGTWHAGPIFKEDAMDFYNLELSNTNVIDHTTHSFKKDNGVVFLIDD, from the exons ATGGAGGAGACGAAGGCGGTGACACTGAAGCCAATCGAAGCAACTCCGTCGACCTTCAAAGACTACGGTCAAGTCATCGAGGCTTCGCCGGACGACGATGAATTCAGCCCCCATGATGCTCAATTGGACCTCTCCAAAGGGATTCCCAG GTTTTACATCATGCATATCGAAAATCGTCCGCTGACGTTTTCGAATATTACACATCATGCAAGTGTGACACAATGCCTTGGTTCTATTGGTGGCCATGCTTGGTATCTTGGAGTTGCTAAGCCATCCATTGTTGAATCAGATGAACTCAAGGATAACACCGGAAAGAAGATTGTGCAATCACGATGTGGCCATTCGTACGTGCCTCTTGCCATTGATGATGTCCAAatcttcaagatttctggctccaaATTTCTTAAGCTTAATCGCGGGACATGGCATGCTGGCCCTATATTTAAAGAAGATGCAATGGACTTCTACAATCTAGAATTGAGCAATACAAAT GTGATTGATCATACTACACACAGCTTCAAGAAAGATAATGGAGTGGTCTTTTTGATCGATGATTAA
- the LOC112797186 gene encoding uncharacterized protein isoform X1: protein MRPVAVFETLADSKRKPEVPMEETKAVTLKPIEATPSTFKDYGQVIEASPDDDEFSPHDAQLDLSKGIPRFYIMHIENRPLTFSNITHHASVTQCLGSIGGHAWYLGVAKPSIVESDELKDNTGKKIVQSRCGHSYVPLAIDDVQIFKISGSKFLKLNRGTWHAGPIFKEDAMDFYNLELSNTNVIDHTTHSFKKDNGVVFLIDD from the exons ATGAGACCTGTTGCAGTTTTCGAAACTTTGGCAG ACAGCAAAAGAAAACCAGAAGTTCCTATGGAGGAGACGAAGGCGGTGACACTGAAGCCAATCGAAGCAACTCCGTCGACCTTCAAAGACTACGGTCAAGTCATCGAGGCTTCGCCGGACGACGATGAATTCAGCCCCCATGATGCTCAATTGGACCTCTCCAAAGGGATTCCCAG GTTTTACATCATGCATATCGAAAATCGTCCGCTGACGTTTTCGAATATTACACATCATGCAAGTGTGACACAATGCCTTGGTTCTATTGGTGGCCATGCTTGGTATCTTGGAGTTGCTAAGCCATCCATTGTTGAATCAGATGAACTCAAGGATAACACCGGAAAGAAGATTGTGCAATCACGATGTGGCCATTCGTACGTGCCTCTTGCCATTGATGATGTCCAAatcttcaagatttctggctccaaATTTCTTAAGCTTAATCGCGGGACATGGCATGCTGGCCCTATATTTAAAGAAGATGCAATGGACTTCTACAATCTAGAATTGAGCAATACAAAT GTGATTGATCATACTACACACAGCTTCAAGAAAGATAATGGAGTGGTCTTTTTGATCGATGATTAA